Proteins encoded by one window of Astatotilapia calliptera chromosome 13, fAstCal1.2, whole genome shotgun sequence:
- the btbd3b gene encoding BTB/POZ domain-containing protein 3 — MVDAKGRNMKCLTFFLMLPESVKSKSSKSSKKGNASGSSKLPPVCYEIITLRSKKKKKMAADIFPTKKPASTTTVQQYQQQNLNNNNTIQNCNWQGLYSTIRERNSVMFNNELMADVHFVVGQPGRTQRLPGHRYVLAVGSSVFHAMFYGELAENKDEIHIPDVEPAAFLAMLKYIYCDEIDLSADTVLATLYAAKKYIVPHLARACVNFLETSLSAKNACVLLSQSCLFEEPELTQRCWEVIDAQAELALRSEGFCDIDAQTLESILQRETLNAKEIVVFEAALSWAEAECQRQELTSSTDNKRKVLGKAMYLIRIPTMALDDFANGAAQSGVLTLNETNDIFLWYTAAKKPEMQFVSQPRKGLTPQRCHRFQSCAYRSNQWRYRGRCDSIQFAVDKRVFIAGFGLYGSSCGSAEYSAKIELKRQGVLLGQNLSKYFSDGSSNTFPVWFEYPVQIEPDTFYTASVVLDGNELSYFGQEGMTEVQCGKVTFQFQCSSDSTNGTGVQGGQIPELIFYA, encoded by the exons ATGGTCGATGCCAAGGGAAGGAACATGAAATGTCTGACTTTCTTCTTAATGCTTCCTGAGTCAGTGAAAAGCAAGTCAAGTAAAAGCTCCAAGAAAGGGAATGCGAGTGGCAGCTCCAAGCTGCCCCCAGTCTGTTATGAGATAATCACACTTAggagcaagaaaaagaagaagatggcAGCGGATATTTTCCCCACCAAAAAGCCGGCATCCACCACCACAGTGCAACAGTACCAGCAGCAGAacctcaacaacaacaacacaattcAGAACTGTAACTGGCAGGGACTCTACTCCACTATAAGAGAGAG AAATTCTGTGATGTTCAACAATGAGCTGATGGCAGATGTTCACTTTGTTGTGGGTCAGCCTGGAAGGACCCAGCGACTTCCGGGACACAGA TATGTGTTGGCTGTGGGCAGCTCGGTGTTTCATGCCATGTTTTACGGTGAACTTGCTGAGAACAAGGATGAAATCCACATACCAGATGTGGAACCGGCAGCATTTCTGGCAATGCTGAA GTACATTTACTGTGATGAAATTGACCTGAGTGCTGACACAGTGTTGGCCACTCTTTATGCTGCCAAGAAGTACATTGTCCCTCACCTGGCACGTGCCTGTGTCAACTTCCTGGAGACCAGCCTGAGTGCCAAGAACGCCTGCGTGTTGCTCTCTCAGAGCTGCCTGTTCGAGGAGCCAGAGCTGACGCAGCGCTGCTGGGAAGTGATTGATGCCCAGGCCGAGCTGGCGTTACGTTCAGAGGGCTTCTGCGACATTGATGCCCAAACCCTGGAGAGTATCCTACAGCGGGAAACACTCAACGCTAAAGAGATAGTGGTATTTGAGGCTGCACTTAGCTGGGCAGAGGCCGAGTGTCAGAGACAAGAGCTCACCTCATCGACTGACAACAAGCGTAAGGTTTTGGGCAAGGCCATGTACCTGATACGTATCCCTACGATGGCTCTGGATGATTTCGCCAATGGAGCAGCCCAGTCGGGCGTGCTGACGCTTAATGAGACCAATGACATCTTCCTATGGTATACAGCTGCCAAGAAGCCAGAGATGCAGTTTGTCAGTCAGCCTAGGAAGGGCCTCACCCCCCAGCGTTGCCACAGATTCCAGTCCTGTGCCTACCGAAGCAATCAGTGGCGCTATCGGGGCCGCTGTGACAGTATACAGTTTGCAGTGGATAAAAGAGTTTTCATTGCTGGGTTTGGACTGTATGGATCTAGCTGTGGCTCAGCAGAGTACAGCGCCAAGATTGAGCTGAAACGTCAAGGAGTACTGCTTGGACAAAACCTCAGCAAATACTTCTCTGACGGTTCCAGCAACACTTTCCCGGTGTGGTTTGAGTATCCGGTCCAGATTGAGCCAGATACCTTCTACACCGCCAGCGTGGTTCTCGACGGGAATGAGTTGAGCTACTTTGGACAGGAAGGAATGACAGAAGTACAGTGCGGGAAAGTAACATTTCAATTCCAGTGCTCGTCAGACAGCACTAACGGCACTGGGGTGCAAGGAGGGCAGATCCCAGAACTTATCTTCTATGCTTGA